One part of the Esox lucius isolate fEsoLuc1 chromosome 10, fEsoLuc1.pri, whole genome shotgun sequence genome encodes these proteins:
- the LOC105012654 gene encoding lanosterol 14-alpha demethylase — protein MAMHLYQVSSMLLESTVDKMRDNLTSVVLAVSVITLTLGYFSKMVLKQSQTSSDGNKKYPPYIPSYLPFLGHAIAFGKSPIEFLENAYEKYGPVVSFTMVGKTFTYLLGSEAATLMFNSKNEDLNAEDVYSKLTTPVFGKGVAYDVPNHIFLEQKKIFKTGLNIAHFKQHVKIIEDETKEYFSRWGDSGVENLFEALSELIILTASACLHGKEIRSMLDEKVAQLYADLDGGFSHAAWLLPGWLPLPSFRRRDRAHREIKNIFFKVTQKRRSSGEKVDDMLQTLIDATYKDGRPLNDDEIAGMLIGLLLAGQHTSSTTSSWLGFFLAKDKALQDRCYAEQKTACGEDLPPLNFDQLKDLNLLDRCLKETLRLRPPIMTMMRMARSPQTAAGYTIPAGHQVCVSPTVNHRLQDTWTERMTFRPDRYLNENPAAGEKFAYVPFGAGRHRCIGENFAYVQIKTIWSTLLRLYEFDLVDGYFPTINYTTMIHTPHNPVIRYKRRQH, from the exons ATGGCTATGCATTTATATCAAGTTAGTAGTATGCTTCTAGAAAGTACTGTCGACAAAATGCGGGACAACTTGACATCAGTGGTCCTTGCAGTGTCTGTGATCACCCTAACGTTGggatatttttctaaaatggtGCTCAAACAGTCACAGACTTCTTCAGATGGAAACAAG AAATACCCACCATACATACCTTCTTACCTTCCATTTCTGGGTCATGCCATAGCATTTGGGAAAAGTCCCATTGAATTTCTGGAGAATGCGTATGAAAAG TATGGGCCCGTTGTCAGCTTTACCATGGTGGGCAAAACGTTTACCTACCTTTTGGGTAGTGAGGCAGCCACACTGATGTTTAACAGCAAAAATGAAGATCTCAATGCAGAGGATGTCTACTCTAAACTGACCACACCAGTTTTTGGCAAAGGGGTTGCCTACGATGTTCCTAACCAT ATCTTTCTGGAACAGAAGAAAATCTTTAAGACAGGACTCAACATAGCCCATTTCAAACAGCACGTCAAAATAATCGAAGATGAAACTAAGGAGTACTTTTCAAGATGGGGAGACAGTGGGGTAGAAA ACCTGTTTGAGGCCTTGTCAGAGCTGATCATCCTGACAGCCAGCGCCTGTTTGCATGGGAAGGAGATCCGGAGCATGTTGGATGAGAAGGTGGCCCAGCTCTACGCAGATCTGGACGGAGGCTTCAGCCACGCGGCCTGGCTGCTTCCTGGCTGGCTGCCCTTGCCCAGCTTCAG GCGAAGGGACAGAGCACACAGGGAGATAAAAAACATCTTCTTCAAAGTCACCCAGAAACGCAGAAGCTCTGGAGAGAAAGTGGACGACATGCTGCAGACTCTGATAGATGCCACCTACAA GGATGGGCGGCCACTGAATGATGATGAGATAGCAGGTATGCTGATTGGTCTACTCCTGGCTGGACAACACACATCCTCAACCACTAGTTCCTGGTTGGGCTTCTTCCTGGCTAAAGATAAGGCCCTACAGGATCGCTGCTATGCTGAACAGAAAACCGCATGTGGAGAAGACCTGCCCCCACTCAATTTTGACCAG CTGAAGGACCTGAATTTATTGGACCGCTGTTTGAAAGAGACTCTCCGACTCCGCCCCCCCATCATGACCATGATGAGAATGGCCCGCTCCCCTCAG actGCAGCAGGCTACACAATCCCAGCCGGccaccaggtgtgtgtgtccccaACAGTCAACCACCGTCTGCAGGACACCTGGACAGAGAGGATGACGTTCAGACCTGACCGCTACCTCAACGAGAACCCTGCTGCAGGCGAGAAATTTGCTTATGTGCCCTTCGGAGCCG GCCGCCACCGCTGCATCGGGGAGAACTTTGCCTACGTACAGATCAAGACCATCTGGTCGACCTTGCTGCGCCTCTACGAGTTCGACCTGGTCGATGGTTACTTCCCCACGATCAACTACACAACGATGATCCACACCCCGCACAACCCCGTCATCAGATACAAGAGGCGGCAACACTAA